One genomic segment of Coffea arabica cultivar ET-39 chromosome 6e, Coffea Arabica ET-39 HiFi, whole genome shotgun sequence includes these proteins:
- the LOC113697563 gene encoding eukaryotic translation initiation factor NCBP-like, translating to MEVAAAVEKKESETNNSSSDLSRLASSDADSKDKEAQDREQRIALDLKAGLHPLKHKFVFWYTRRTPGVRTQASYEDNIKKIVDFSTVEGFWVCYCHLARPSSLPSPTDLHLFKEGIRPLWEDSANCNGGKWIIRFKKAVSGRFWEDLVSQCCSVWLCFLHPAFFFPQYSSCRCMMIFVLHISFRYI from the exons ATGGAAGTGGCAGCAGCAGTGGAGAAGAAAGAATCGGAGACTAACAACAGCTCCTCCGACCTCAGCCGTTTAGCATCGTCGGATGCCGACAGCAAAGACAAAGAAGCACAAGACCGCGAACAACGCATTGCTCTTGATCTCAAAGCCGGTCTCCACCCTCTCAAG CACAAATTCGttttttggtatactcgaaggACACCTGGAGTTCGCACTCAAGCATCATATGAAGACAACATAAAAAAGATTGTGGATTTCAGTACT GTTGAGGGTTTCTGGGTCTGCTATTGCCACCTGGCACGCCCATCATCATTACCAAGCCCAACTGATTTACATCTTTTCAAGGAGGGTATTCGACCTTTGTGGGAG GATTCTGCTAATTGTAATGGTGGAAAGTGGATTATCAGATTCAAGAAAGCTGTCTCGGGCCGCTTTTGGGAAGATTTGGTAAGCCAATGTTGCTCAGTATGGTTATGCTTTCTCCACCctgctttcttttttcctcaatATTCTTCTTGCAGATGCATGATGATATTCGTACTGCATATTAGTTTTAGGTATATTTAA
- the LOC113694508 gene encoding 5'-adenylylsulfate reductase-like 5: MKMGRLRLIICSICLLSWVPTPLASSSSHPVCPAASHSRPFSSLHALTSQCPPSFLPNSPLHVNGNLLERVLSSKARNSYAAVLFYASWCPFSQRAYMTFEVLSSMYPHIEHLAVEQSSATPSLFSRFGIHSLPAIVMVKQKSRTRFYGSKDLDSLVEFYKQTTGSEPVQYVAANQSGSSVTSPKLIVQSWMGSSNREMVTREPYLIFSVLFLILRVLVYVMPTVLYRLEDVWASYRPHLNMEIFGETSQVLGRILQMIDVKRAWSKLRICKNRNFHQSARNARVWASSLASVSLGETSMLQEIWAKKG; the protein is encoded by the exons ATGAAGATGGGACGTTTGAGATTGATCATCTGCTCCATCTGTTTGCTTTCTTGGGTTCCAACCCCCCTTGCATCTTCTTCATCGCATCCTGTCTGCCCTGCTGCTTCCCATTCTCGACCATTTTCCAGTCTTCACGCCCTCACCTCTCAGTGccctccttccttccttcctaaCTCCCCTCTCCAT GTTAATGGCAACTTGCTTGAGAGAGTTCTTTCTTCTAAAGCAAGAAACAGCTATGCTGCTGTGCTGTTTTACGCTTCTTGGTGTCCGTTTTCGCAGAGAGCTTATATGACATTTGAAGTGTTAAGTTCCATGTATCCACACATTGAACATTTAGCAGTAGAACAATCTTCAGCCACGCCAAG cttgttttccagatttggcaTACATAGCTTACCAGCTATAGTAATGGTGAAACAAAAGTCAAGAACGCGGTTTTATGGTTCCAAGGATCTTGACTCTCTTGTTGAATTCTACAAGCAAACCACTG GAAGTGAACCAGTTCAATACGTTGCTGCAAACCAGTCTGGCAGCTCTGTAACAAGTCCGAAGTTGATCGTGCAATCATGGATGGGGTCATCCAATCGCGAGATGGTTACTAGGGAACCCTACTTAATATTCTCTGTATTGTTCCTAATTTTGCGTGTGCTGGTATATGTAATGCCAACCGTTCTATACCGTCTCGAAGATGTATGGGCATCGTACCGGCCTCATCTGAATATGGAAATTTTCGGGGAGACGAGCCAAGTCTTGGGGCGCATTCTTCAGATGATTGATGTGAAGAGGGCTTGGTCCAAGCTGAGAATTTGCAAAAACAGGAACTTCCACCAGAGTGCAAGGAATGCCAGAGTGTGGGCGTCCTCTCTGGCTTCAGTCTCTTTAGGTGAAACGTCAATGCTCCAGGAAATCTGGGCAAAGAAAGGATAA